A region of the Prochlorococcus marinus XMU1402 genome:
TCATTCCAAGTTTGATTCTTAATGGAATTAATAGTTTTTCTTAAAGTTTTTCCGCTATTAAAGCAAGGCACAATAACAGAAATCATTCTATGATTTTCAGAAATCATATTCGCATTTTGTCCAAATCTCTCCCCAATCAGTTATTGTTTCTTTCATAATTAAATTTACCTTCCCAAGCTCTTTTTCTAATTCTTCTAATGTATGTTCAATTTTATGATCATTGTCAGAAAAATAGTAAATCCCAAATTTCTTTCTAAAAGCAATTTGCCAATCCCTTTTAAAATATGGGACTCTAACCAAAAAAGTTTTTGCACCACTTAACTTTTGAACATTTTTTAGAAACAAAACTCTATCTTCAATATGCTCTAATACATTTGAAAGAATAACAACTTCCGAACCTATTTCAGAATAATCATCAATATTTCCATTAATAAAATTCAAATTTTTTAAATTACTTTCTTTTTGTTTTTGTTTAGCAAAATCAATATTTTTTTTACTTATATCTATTCCAGTTATAAAGCTTTTTGAAAGTTTTTTTGCAATACTGATAGCTACTGATCCATTACCGCAGCCTACATCAAGGACATTTTCGCCATTAATGATACGATCAATAAAAAATTGATGATAATTAGTTAATTGATGTTTTGGATGAATTCCGTCACCATATTTCAATGCTCTTTCATTAATAATCCAATCTAGTTTATCTTTTATTAAAAATAAGTTTTTTATTGAAATTAATGGGTTATTTTGTCTTGACTCTAAAATAAAAAAGCTTGTAAATATATATCTTCTTAATTTAGTTGGAATTAATAACCAACTATAAGAAAAGAGCTTTGCAACGCCTAAGATTATAATTTTCTTCATTTTGAATTTCTATTTACAAATTTCCATGAGCTTTCACACATTTGATTAAGATCATATTTTGCACTCCATTTAAGTATATCATTAGCTTTTTTAGGGTTCGCAAAACAGGCGGCACAATCACCTTCCCTTCTTTTAGATATTTTTATTGGTACATTTAATCCCGATACATTTTCAAAGGCTTTTTTTAATTCCAAAACACTTACACCTTTACCCGTACCAATATTGAAAAAATTTATTCCATTTTTTTTATCAATAAAATTTAATGCTTTATAATGAGCTTCTGCTAAATCCATAATATGAATATAGTCTCTTATTCCAGTACCATCAGGAGTAGGATAATCATCCCCAAATACTTCTAAATAATCTTTTATACCTCTTACAACTTTTATGATCTCAGGCATTAAATTTGCATTTTTACCAGATAATGGATCGTCTCCAATTAAGCCAGATTTATGGGCTCCAATTGGATTAAAATATCTCAAGCAAGCTACCGACCAATTTTTTTCAGCTTTATAAATATCTTTGAGGATATTTTCGATTATAATTTTTGTTTGCGCGTATGGATTTAATGGTTTCAAGATATGACTTTCATCAATTGGGCAAAAATCGGGTTCTCCATATACTGCTGCAGAACTGCTAAAAAGAAACTTTTTAACGCCTGTTAATTGCATAGCTTTTAATAAACTTATAGTCCCATTAACATTAACTTCGTAGTATTCGAGGGGATTAACTATTGATTCGGAGACTGATTTAAGAGCTGCAAAATGTATTACCGATGTTACTTTATTCTCATTAATTATTTTTATTAAGTTCTTGTTATCCCTTATATCACAATCGTAAAAGCAAACTTTATTCTTGGTGATTGTCCTAATCTTATCTACAATCTCTCTTTTACAATTACTAAAGTTATCCACTATGACATATTTCTGATTCTTCTCCGACAGTAATGTTGCAGTATGAGATCCGATATATCCAAAACCTCCAGATATTAGGATACAAGACATTTACAAAAATACCCTTATTAAAAATATATATCTATAAAATTTATATGACATTTTTAAAATATAATCCGCTCAGAATTTTTTTTAATATTTTCATTAAAAATCCAATCAACAATTTCTTTTCGTGGAGTATATCCTATTATTAATTTTCTAAGTATTAGGGTAATATTTTTTACATAATTTTTATAAATAAATCTTCCTAAAGAATCAATCTCAATAGACAATTCTTTCCAAGGTAAAAAACAATATTGAGCCTTAAAAATTTTTAGATATTTTTTAGGTAAATATTTATCCTGTATTAGAAGTTCCTCAAACAATTTTTCTACAGGTCTTAATCCAGTTATCAATATTTCAATATGAGCTTTTAGATAATTTTTATTTTTCAATTTTAAGCTAGAAAAATTAAATAACCCAATTCTTAAATAAAATTTCAGCCATACAGTTTTATCATATAAAAATGTATCTACAACAAATGAGATTATCAACCTAATTTCTCTAGGTAAATTCAGTAAAAATAATCTTAATTTATTTATTCTTATGTTCATAAACAAGTATTTACAAGATAATGCTTAAAGTAAAAATCATAACTTCAAATCTCTTTTTCTAATTAACTTAGCAGGAATCCCACCCACGACTGTATGTGACTCAATATCGCTTGTAACAACAGCACCGGCAGCTACTACTACCCCTTTACCAATCTTACAGTTTGGTAGGATTACAGCATTTGAACCTATCCAGACATCATCGTTTACAATTATTTCTCCATCTTTCATTCCTTGTTCAATTATGGGTAATTTAATTGTCTCAAAAGAATGATTACTAGATCTTAGAACAACATTTGGACCTATTAATACATTATTTCCAATTAAAATTTTACCCTTACCTCTAGCATTAATCATCACATTTGAGTTAAAACTAACATTCGAACCTATGGAGATTAGACTAGATTCAGAAGCATAAATTTTGCAATCCATCCCAAAGTAAGATTTTGAGCCTATTTTTATATTCTGAGGGAATTCAATTCTTAGGCCTGATTCAAATCTATTATTCCCAAAAGATTTTTTTAATCTTATTTTGTAATAATTATCTCTTATAAAATAACCTACTCTGCCAGGGATATTTCTTATAAAAAATTCAAGCCAATCTTTTAATTCCCTGCATATTAGATAAATCTTTTTCATTATAAATTTTTATTGGGATTTTTCTTATAAAATAATTTTACTATATTTCTAAACTTCAAAATTAAAAACAATAAATTCAAAAATAAATAAAAGGGTGATTTCAAAAGAAATCTTTTTTCTATGATTTTTCTCCTATTTTTCAATAATTGTGAAAACAACGTTAAATATTCACTAGTCATCTTTTCAGAGTCATGAGGATATTGAATTATATTTTTTTTAAATTTAGAGTAATCTTTTATCATTTTCTTCAAAGCAGGTAAAAAATCTTGATTTTCAAAAGAAACACCAAAATCGCGACAATACTCAGGTAGCGCACCACTATTTCTATAAATAATTGGCAATCCACATAGTATCCCTTCTATATGGTGCATACCAGCTGGTTCGTTAATAGAAGCCGAAATGTATAAATCATTTTTAGATAGTTCTAAAGCAAGTTTTCGACCATTCATCGGACTTAAATGTTTTGTATTTTTGAAACTAAATCCTTTTGGCAAATTACCAATATAAGTAAACTCCACTTTGTTTTTCCAATCAGAAGTGGAAAGTAAGCTATCCAACTTTTGATATACATCAAAACCTTTCATTTTGTTTGGACTCCAATGATGAGTTACAAGTCTTATGGGGTTTGTACCATTCCAACTTTTCTTTTTATGACTATTAAATATTTTTTTATCCGCACCATTAAGGATTACTTTTGAGGGTTTATCTGTAAGGTAAATATCTAAATTTTTCAACCATGACCCTATAAAAACAGTAAAGTCAGCACAGTAATTAGACCATTTGAGTAATTTATTCATATGAAATGTATTTTTTCTTTCATCACACTCATTAATCCTATGAATTACCAATGCGTTTTTATTTTTTAAGATTAAATATTTTATTATCTCTAATGAACCAAAAGTAACTCCATCATTATAAGAGCGAGGATCTATCATGAGAATTATGTCTATATCTTTGTCAATAAGAGTATTAGTAACTTCGTGACCTTTAACTTTTAAAGCTTCTACGAGTGTTTTAACAAATTGGTTGCCTCCACCCCAAGAACTATCTTTAACATCAAATCCAATAGCGACTTTCAAACCTTTAGAAATTAATTTTTAATTTAATTAATAATATCAAATTCATAAATTTATAAATTTATATAGCTATTAAACATTGAGTTTTTTAAAAATTAATTAATTTCTATATGTTATGTTTATAGATAAATATTTTTTATTTCTTTGAAAAAGGTCGCATT
Encoded here:
- a CDS encoding class I SAM-dependent methyltransferase; translation: MKKIIILGVAKLFSYSWLLIPTKLRRYIFTSFFILESRQNNPLISIKNLFLIKDKLDWIINERALKYGDGIHPKHQLTNYHQFFIDRIINGENVLDVGCGNGSVAISIAKKLSKSFITGIDISKKNIDFAKQKQKESNLKNLNFINGNIDDYSEIGSEVVILSNVLEHIEDRVLFLKNVQKLSGAKTFLVRVPYFKRDWQIAFRKKFGIYYFSDNDHKIEHTLEELEKELGKVNLIMKETITDWGEIWTKCEYDF
- a CDS encoding glycosyltransferase, which encodes MKVAIGFDVKDSSWGGGNQFVKTLVEALKVKGHEVTNTLIDKDIDIILMIDPRSYNDGVTFGSLEIIKYLILKNKNALVIHRINECDERKNTFHMNKLLKWSNYCADFTVFIGSWLKNLDIYLTDKPSKVILNGADKKIFNSHKKKSWNGTNPIRLVTHHWSPNKMKGFDVYQKLDSLLSTSDWKNKVEFTYIGNLPKGFSFKNTKHLSPMNGRKLALELSKNDLYISASINEPAGMHHIEGILCGLPIIYRNSGALPEYCRDFGVSFENQDFLPALKKMIKDYSKFKKNIIQYPHDSEKMTSEYLTLFSQLLKNRRKIIEKRFLLKSPFYLFLNLLFLILKFRNIVKLFYKKNPNKNL
- a CDS encoding acyltransferase, producing the protein MKKIYLICRELKDWLEFFIRNIPGRVGYFIRDNYYKIRLKKSFGNNRFESGLRIEFPQNIKIGSKSYFGMDCKIYASESSLISIGSNVSFNSNVMINARGKGKILIGNNVLIGPNVVLRSSNHSFETIKLPIIEQGMKDGEIIVNDDVWIGSNAVILPNCKIGKGVVVAAGAVVTSDIESHTVVGGIPAKLIRKRDLKL
- a CDS encoding polysaccharide biosynthesis protein is translated as MNIRINKLRLFLLNLPREIRLIISFVVDTFLYDKTVWLKFYLRIGLFNFSSLKLKNKNYLKAHIEILITGLRPVEKLFEELLIQDKYLPKKYLKIFKAQYCFLPWKELSIEIDSLGRFIYKNYVKNITLILRKLIIGYTPRKEIVDWIFNENIKKNSERIIF
- the galE gene encoding UDP-glucose 4-epimerase GalE, with amino-acid sequence MSCILISGGFGYIGSHTATLLSEKNQKYVIVDNFSNCKREIVDKIRTITKNKVCFYDCDIRDNKNLIKIINENKVTSVIHFAALKSVSESIVNPLEYYEVNVNGTISLLKAMQLTGVKKFLFSSSAAVYGEPDFCPIDESHILKPLNPYAQTKIIIENILKDIYKAEKNWSVACLRYFNPIGAHKSGLIGDDPLSGKNANLMPEIIKVVRGIKDYLEVFGDDYPTPDGTGIRDYIHIMDLAEAHYKALNFIDKKNGINFFNIGTGKGVSVLELKKAFENVSGLNVPIKISKRREGDCAACFANPKKANDILKWSAKYDLNQMCESSWKFVNRNSK